A genomic segment from Drosophila willistoni isolate 14030-0811.24 chromosome 2L unlocalized genomic scaffold, UCI_dwil_1.1 Seg72.1, whole genome shotgun sequence encodes:
- the LOC6646221 gene encoding LOW QUALITY PROTEIN: calcitonin gene-related peptide type 1 receptor (The sequence of the model RefSeq protein was modified relative to this genomic sequence to represent the inferred CDS: substituted 1 base at 1 genomic stop codon): MSEHSNRSSDSGETAEGASAVAVSESGPDFDALRQACQARLNASQISDSVPHCAGTFDDWLCWPDTAAGTTAYERCPDFITGFDPLRYAHKECDQHGEWFKHPLTNKTWSNYTTCVNLDDLEFKHSVNLIYEIGYGISLLAILLSLAILGYFKSLKCARITLHMNLFASFAANNSLWLIWYSLVMPNSELLHHSPMRCVALHITLHYFLLSNYSWMLCEGFYLHTVLVAAFISEKKLVKWLIAFGWGSPAIVISVYSLARGLGGTIEQNMHCWMNPTDYDNILVVPVCISMFLNLLFLCNIVRVVLLKLNAPASIQGSCGPSRTILQAFRATLLLVPLLGLQYIVTPFRPAPGHPWENTYEIISAFTASFQGLCVATLFCFFNGEVIAQVKRKWRMLCFSNRPRTNSYTATQVSFVRCGPPMPGEEKVXLKDMGKGKGKGKRRASSGPQQQQQHYQQQQQQQQQQAITQQRGRSQSLSTSATSRSLSLIDGWRNKMHFLPTRRQTIDHSRQRQPLMEDRQQGPQGQQLPSVGGAAAAAVALTATADDDDNNSNNSNNSNSSNIKPTTLMTTIKEDFTEITTTSSSTRAEISESQCGLGNVIVSLDNSNSSDQQHIADEAL; this comes from the exons ATGAGTGAGCATAGTAATAGAAGCAGCGATTCGGGTGAAACGGCAGAAGGAGCCAGCGCCGTGGCAGTATCCGAAAGTGGACCCGATTTTGATGCACTACGTCAAGCCTGTCAGGCCCGACTCAATGCCAGTCAAATCTCAG ATTCTGTGCCACATTGTGCGGGTACCTTTGATGATTGGCTCTGTTGGCCGGATACGGCCGCTGGCACTACTGCCTACGAACGGTGTCCGGACTTTATCACTGGCTTCGATCCACTGA GATATGCCCACAAGGAGTGCGATCAACATGGTGAATGGTTTAAACATCCTTTGACCAACAAAACCTGGTCGAACTATACAACCTGCGTTAATCTCGACGATTTAGAG TTTAAGCACAGTGTGAATCTGATCTATGAGATTGGCTATGGCATTTCATTGTTGGCCATTCTCCTGTCATTGGCCATATTGGGTTATTTCAA ATCATTGAAATGTgcccgcatcacgttgcatatGAATTTATTTGCCTCATTTGCGGCAAACAATTCGCTTTGGCTAATTTGGTATTCGTTGGTCATGCCCAATTCAGAGCTATTGCACCATAGTCCG ATGCGATGTGTGGCGTTGCATATTACGTTGCACTATTTTCTGCTCTCAAACTATTCGTGGATGTTGTGCGAGGGTTTCTATCTGCATACGGTGTTGGTGGCTGCATTCATATCGGAGAAGAAACTGGTCAAATGGCTAATAGCTTTTGGTTGGGGCTCACCGGCCATTGTCATATCGGTGTATAGTCTGGCCCGTGGCTTGGGTGGCACCATCGAACAGAATATGCA TTGTTGGATGAATCCCACCGATTATGACAACATTCTGGTCGTTCCTGTCTGCATTTCGATGTTCCTCAATCTGTTGTTCCTTTGCAATATTGTACGTGTGGTACTGTTAAAGTTGAATGCTCCGGCCAGTATACAAGGCAGCTGTGGACCATCACGGACAATCCTGCAGGCATTTCG TGCCACATTGCTGTTGGTGCCGCTGCTTGGCCTTCAGTATATTGTTACACCATTTCGTCCTGCGCCCGGACATCCCTGGGAGAATACATACGAAATCATTTCAGCTTTTACGGCCTCGTTTCAA GGTCTGTGTGTGGCCACGTTGTTCTGTTTCTTCAATGGTGAGGTTATTGCCCAAGTGAAACGCAAATGGCGTATGCTCTGCTTCAGCAATAGGCCAAGGACAAACTCCTATACAGCCACTCAGGTCTCG TTTGTACGCTGCGGACCACCAATGCCGGGTGAGGAGAAAGTATGACTAAAGGATATGGGCAAGGGCAAGGGCAAAGGCAAAAGACGTGCATCCTCAGgaccacagcagcagcagcaacattaccaacaacaacaacaacagcagcagcaacaggccATTACACAGCAAAGAGGACGCAGTCAAAGTTTGTCGACATCGGCAACATCCCGTTCCTTGAGTCTTATCGATGGTTGGCGCAACAAAATGCATTTCCTGCCCACTCGACGACAAACCATTGACCATTCACGCCAACGGCAACCTCTTATGGAGGATAGGCAACAGGGTCCACAGGGCCAGCAATTGCCAAGTGTTGGtggcgctgctgctgctgctgttgctcttaCTGCTACTGCtgatgacgacgacaacaacagcaacaacagcaacaacagtaacagcagcaacattaaGCCAACGACTTTAATGACCACCATAAAAGAGGATTTTACAGAAATCACcacaaccagcagcagcactcGAGCTGAAATATCTGAAAGTCAGTGTGGCCTGGGCAATGTCATTGTTAGCTTGGATAATTCCAACTCATCCGATCAGCAACATATTGCCGATGAGGCTTTATAA